A single region of the Solwaraspora sp. WMMD791 genome encodes:
- a CDS encoding EAL domain-containing protein: MEAAALRNSVPPERAPLFFGYVGGVTAAAVAVCAAPLITLPAQVPQLPAAFWLMAALAVVGDARPFTPPGRRRRSEVFPSVCFTFAILLAWGLGPAVAVQAVAVTVFAWRARHVPWRALFNSSQYALALAAAALVAGLAGPGAFAGTTDLGWSDVAVAVGAAAAWSAVNYSTVTLAIRLRFGGRWWRAAQRGVGFELLSTGSLLLLGPVLVVAAQADPALIPLVLVPLYAVYRMAALASEQERSARLDPLTGLANRKALIVEIADQVPVHAEARRRGATDAQMALLLLDLDRFKHVNDALGHLVGDRLLVEVGLRLAMVVRPQDLVVRLGGDEFAILATRLTGADQARDIADQVVTALAEPVALDGLPLDVGGSVGIALYPEHGEDFATLLQHADVAMYDAKDTGDGTAVYAAESDHNSPERLSLLADLRRVLDVNGAHAADPGREVDDVGEITMYYQPQVEVATGEVVGVEALLRWRHPRRGMVDPEELIKVAEQSAVMRLLTRRVVDDVVEQVAKWAATGISLRAAVNVSVRDLHTGEIADQIADRLTRYNLPPDQLQLEITEGALMADPRRVLATISRLDAIGVAIALDDFGTGYSSMQHLRRLPLSEVKVDRSFVLGMSTDTDDAAIVQSVIELARALGLRVVAEGVEDEASWRRLHALGCHVAQGWFYARPMPADELVSWLARYRPLAPGPRNDPTGPRNDPGDPPDPPAEAQGATSADPPDPPDEPTGVAEK, encoded by the coding sequence ATGGAGGCCGCGGCACTGCGGAACTCCGTACCTCCGGAGCGTGCGCCCCTGTTCTTCGGATACGTCGGCGGGGTCACCGCGGCTGCGGTCGCTGTCTGCGCCGCACCGCTGATCACGCTGCCGGCGCAGGTCCCGCAGCTGCCGGCCGCGTTCTGGCTGATGGCCGCGCTCGCGGTGGTCGGCGACGCCCGGCCGTTCACCCCGCCGGGCCGCCGGCGGCGCTCCGAGGTCTTCCCGTCGGTCTGTTTCACCTTCGCGATCCTGCTCGCCTGGGGGCTCGGCCCGGCCGTCGCGGTGCAGGCGGTCGCGGTGACGGTCTTCGCCTGGCGGGCCCGGCACGTGCCGTGGCGGGCGCTGTTCAACAGCTCGCAGTACGCGCTGGCGCTCGCCGCCGCCGCGCTGGTCGCCGGGCTGGCCGGGCCGGGTGCCTTCGCCGGCACCACCGACCTGGGCTGGAGTGACGTGGCGGTGGCGGTCGGCGCGGCCGCCGCCTGGTCGGCGGTCAACTACAGCACCGTCACCCTGGCGATCCGACTGCGCTTCGGCGGCCGGTGGTGGCGGGCGGCGCAGCGCGGTGTCGGGTTCGAACTGCTCTCCACCGGGTCGTTGCTGCTGCTCGGGCCGGTCCTGGTGGTGGCCGCACAGGCCGATCCGGCATTGATCCCGCTGGTCCTGGTGCCGCTGTACGCGGTGTACCGGATGGCCGCGCTCGCCAGTGAGCAGGAACGCTCGGCCCGGCTGGACCCGCTGACCGGGCTGGCCAACCGCAAGGCGCTGATCGTCGAGATCGCCGACCAGGTGCCGGTGCACGCCGAGGCACGTCGACGTGGCGCCACCGACGCGCAGATGGCACTGCTGCTTCTCGACCTGGACCGCTTCAAACACGTCAACGACGCACTGGGCCATCTGGTCGGGGACCGGTTGCTCGTCGAGGTGGGGCTGCGGCTGGCGATGGTGGTCCGGCCGCAGGACCTGGTGGTACGCCTCGGCGGTGACGAGTTCGCGATTCTCGCCACCCGGCTGACTGGCGCCGACCAGGCCCGCGACATCGCCGACCAGGTGGTGACCGCCCTGGCGGAGCCGGTCGCCCTTGACGGGTTGCCACTGGACGTGGGCGGCTCGGTCGGCATCGCCCTCTACCCGGAGCACGGCGAGGACTTCGCCACCCTGCTGCAGCACGCCGACGTGGCCATGTACGACGCGAAGGACACCGGCGACGGCACCGCCGTCTACGCCGCCGAGTCCGACCACAACTCCCCGGAACGGCTCAGCCTGCTGGCCGACCTGCGCCGGGTGCTCGACGTCAACGGCGCGCACGCCGCCGACCCCGGCCGGGAGGTCGACGACGTCGGTGAGATCACGATGTACTACCAGCCACAGGTGGAGGTCGCCACCGGCGAGGTGGTCGGGGTCGAGGCGCTGCTGCGCTGGCGGCACCCCCGCCGGGGCATGGTCGACCCCGAGGAGCTGATCAAGGTGGCCGAGCAGAGCGCGGTGATGCGTCTGCTCACCCGCCGGGTCGTCGACGACGTCGTCGAGCAGGTCGCCAAATGGGCGGCGACCGGGATCTCGCTGCGCGCCGCAGTCAACGTCAGCGTCCGCGACCTGCACACCGGGGAGATCGCCGACCAGATCGCCGACCGGTTGACCCGCTACAACCTCCCGCCCGACCAGTTGCAGCTGGAGATCACCGAAGGGGCGTTGATGGCCGACCCACGTCGGGTGCTGGCCACCATCTCCCGGCTCGACGCCATCGGGGTGGCGATCGCGCTGGACGACTTCGGCACCGGCTACTCGTCGATGCAGCACCTGCGCCGGCTGCCGCTGTCGGAGGTCAAGGTGGACCGGTCGTTCGTACTCGGGATGTCGACCGACACCGACGACGCGGCGATCGTCCAGTCGGTGATCGAGCTGGCCCGCGCACTGGGACTGCGGGTGGTCGCCGAAGGCGTGGAGGACGAGGCGTCCTGGCGACGGTTGCACGCCCTCGGCTGCCACGTCGCCCAGGGCTGGTTCTACGCCCGGCCGATGCCGGCCGACGAACTGGTCAGCTGGCTTGCCCGCTACCGGCCGCTGGCACCCGGCCCGCGCAACGACCCCACCGGCCCGCGCAACGACCCAGGCGACCCGCCGGACCCGCCCGCCGAGGCGCAGGGTGCGACGTCGGCCGACCCGCCCGACCCGCCCGATGAGCCGACCGGTGTGGCCGAGAAATAG
- the gatC gene encoding Asp-tRNA(Asn)/Glu-tRNA(Gln) amidotransferase subunit GatC, whose product MAAISREEVAHLARLSRLAVTEDELATFAGQLDVILQSVARVGEVAADDIPPTSHSVPLTNVLREDVVVPGLDRDAALAAAPDAEDGRFRVPRILDEEV is encoded by the coding sequence ATGGCCGCCATCTCCCGCGAGGAGGTCGCGCACCTGGCGCGACTGTCGCGGCTGGCCGTGACCGAGGACGAACTGGCGACGTTCGCCGGCCAGCTCGACGTCATCCTGCAGTCCGTGGCGCGGGTCGGCGAGGTCGCCGCCGACGACATCCCGCCCACCTCGCACTCGGTGCCGCTGACCAACGTACTGCGTGAGGACGTCGTCGTCCCCGGCCTGGACCGCGACGCCGCGCTCGCCGCCGCCCCCGACGCCGAGGACGGCCGGTTCCGGGTGCCGCGCATCTTGGACGAGGAGGTCTGA
- the gatA gene encoding Asp-tRNA(Asn)/Glu-tRNA(Gln) amidotransferase subunit GatA codes for MSELTRMTAAQLAGLIADGSTSAVEVTRAHLDRITGVDERVHAYLHVDSEGALAAAQAVDAARAAGQPLGPLAGVPIAVKDVVTTKGVPTTAGSKILDGWRPPYDATIVARLRAAGMPILGKTNMDEFAMGSSTEYSAYGPTYNPWDLTRIPGGSGGGSAAAIAAYTAPLAIGTDTGGSIRQPGAVTGTVGAKPTYGGTSRYGLIAFSSSLDTPGPCARTVLDAALLHEAIAGHDPRDSTSIPAAVPPVVAAARAGASGDLTGVRLGLVTQFATGEGVEPGVQAAFRDAVDALTKLGAEVVEVSCPHFGYALPAYYLIAPSECSSNLARYDGVRYGLRSGDDGNRSLEEVMSLTRDQGFGPEVKRRIMLGTYALSSGYYDAYYGQAQKVRTLITRDFTAAFEQVDVLISPTTPFVAFPLGARTADPYQMYLADLFTIPTNLYGGPAISVPCGLADGLPVGLQVMAPTMADDRMYRVAAALESAVGTLTPPEL; via the coding sequence ATGTCCGAACTCACCAGGATGACCGCCGCGCAGCTCGCCGGCCTGATCGCCGACGGCAGTACCTCCGCCGTCGAGGTCACCCGCGCCCACCTGGACCGGATCACCGGTGTCGACGAGCGGGTCCACGCCTACCTGCACGTCGACTCCGAGGGTGCGCTCGCCGCCGCGCAGGCCGTCGACGCCGCCCGCGCGGCCGGTCAGCCACTCGGCCCGCTGGCCGGGGTGCCGATCGCGGTCAAGGACGTCGTCACCACCAAGGGCGTGCCGACCACCGCCGGGTCGAAGATCCTCGACGGCTGGCGGCCGCCGTACGACGCCACGATCGTCGCCCGGCTGCGCGCCGCCGGGATGCCGATCCTCGGCAAGACCAACATGGACGAGTTCGCGATGGGTTCGTCGACCGAGTATTCGGCGTACGGGCCGACGTACAACCCGTGGGACCTGACCCGGATCCCCGGCGGATCCGGCGGCGGCAGCGCGGCCGCGATCGCCGCGTACACCGCGCCGCTGGCGATCGGCACCGACACCGGCGGCTCGATCCGCCAGCCGGGCGCGGTCACCGGTACGGTCGGTGCCAAGCCGACGTACGGCGGCACCTCCCGGTACGGGCTGATCGCCTTCTCCTCCTCGCTGGACACCCCCGGCCCGTGCGCCCGGACCGTGCTCGACGCCGCGCTGCTGCACGAGGCGATCGCCGGGCACGACCCGCGTGACTCCACCTCCATCCCGGCTGCCGTGCCACCGGTCGTCGCCGCCGCCCGCGCCGGTGCCTCCGGTGACCTGACCGGGGTCCGTCTCGGCCTGGTCACCCAGTTCGCCACCGGCGAGGGCGTCGAGCCGGGCGTGCAGGCCGCGTTCCGTGACGCCGTCGACGCGTTGACCAAGCTCGGGGCCGAGGTCGTCGAGGTCTCCTGCCCGCACTTCGGCTACGCGCTGCCGGCGTACTACCTGATCGCGCCGAGCGAGTGCTCGTCCAACCTGGCCCGCTACGACGGCGTCCGGTACGGGCTGCGCAGCGGCGACGACGGCAACCGGTCACTGGAAGAGGTCATGTCGCTGACCCGTGACCAGGGCTTCGGCCCCGAGGTCAAGCGGCGGATCATGCTCGGCACGTACGCGCTGTCCAGCGGCTACTACGACGCCTACTACGGGCAGGCGCAGAAGGTCCGTACCCTGATCACCCGCGACTTCACCGCCGCGTTCGAGCAGGTCGACGTACTGATCTCGCCGACGACGCCGTTCGTGGCGTTCCCGCTCGGGGCACGCACCGCCGACCCGTACCAGATGTACCTGGCCGACCTGTTCACCATCCCGACCAACCTGTACGGCGGCCCGGCGATCTCGGTGCCGTGCGGGTTGGCCGACGGGCTGCCGGTCGGGTTGCAGGTGATGGCGCCGACGATGGCCGACGACCGGATGTACCGGGTCGCGGCCGCCCTGGAGTCGGCGGTCGGCACCCTCACCCCGCCGGAGCTCTGA
- the gatB gene encoding Asp-tRNA(Asn)/Glu-tRNA(Gln) amidotransferase subunit GatB yields MSTTALPTYEDVVARYEPVIGLETHVELGTNTKMFCGCPTGFGAEPNTQVCPVCLGLPGSLPVANKAAIEATIRIGLALNCSIADWCRFARKNYFYPDMPKNYQISQYDEPLCVDGWLDVEVDGEIVRIGIERVHLEEDTGKTLHVGGATGRIHGATESLVDYNRAGIPLVEIVTKPIPGTGDRAPQVARAYVTELRDVIRSLGVSDVRMEQGSLRCDVNTSLTPVGQTEWGTRTETKNVNSLRSVERAVRAEMLRQASVLDAGGRIVQETRHFHEDSGDTTSGRSKETATDYRYFPEPDLVPLAPDAAWVAELKAALPELPRVHRKRLQEQWGLTDHDMQSVVNAGAVELIEQTVAAGTTPAGARKWWLGELARRANESGVELGALGVTPAHVAELQGLVDSGKLNDKLARTVLEAVVAGEGTPTEVMTAKGLGVVSDTGALTAAVDEAIAANPDIAAKVRDGKVAAAGALVGAVMKTTKGQADARTVRELILSRLGAQG; encoded by the coding sequence ATGAGCACGACCGCGTTGCCCACGTACGAGGACGTCGTCGCCCGCTACGAGCCGGTGATCGGCCTGGAGACGCACGTCGAGCTGGGCACCAACACCAAGATGTTCTGCGGCTGCCCGACCGGGTTCGGCGCCGAGCCGAACACCCAGGTCTGCCCGGTCTGCCTCGGGCTGCCCGGCTCGTTGCCGGTGGCGAACAAGGCGGCGATCGAGGCGACGATCCGCATCGGGCTGGCACTCAACTGCTCGATCGCTGACTGGTGCCGGTTCGCCAGGAAGAACTACTTCTACCCGGACATGCCGAAGAACTACCAGATCAGCCAGTACGACGAGCCGCTGTGCGTGGACGGCTGGCTCGACGTCGAGGTCGACGGCGAGATCGTGCGGATCGGCATCGAACGGGTGCACCTGGAGGAGGACACCGGCAAGACGCTGCACGTCGGCGGCGCGACCGGCCGCATCCACGGCGCGACCGAGTCGCTGGTCGACTACAACCGGGCCGGCATCCCGCTGGTGGAGATCGTCACCAAGCCGATCCCCGGCACCGGTGACCGGGCACCCCAGGTGGCCCGCGCGTACGTCACCGAGCTGCGGGACGTGATCCGCTCGCTGGGCGTCTCCGACGTACGGATGGAGCAGGGTTCGCTGCGCTGCGACGTCAACACGTCGCTGACCCCGGTCGGGCAGACCGAGTGGGGCACCCGCACCGAGACCAAGAACGTCAACTCGCTGCGGTCGGTGGAGCGGGCGGTACGCGCGGAGATGCTGCGCCAGGCGTCGGTGCTCGACGCCGGTGGCCGGATCGTGCAGGAGACCCGGCACTTCCACGAGGACAGCGGCGACACCACGTCGGGCCGGTCCAAGGAGACCGCCACCGACTACCGCTACTTCCCAGAGCCGGACCTGGTGCCGCTCGCCCCGGACGCCGCCTGGGTGGCCGAGTTGAAGGCGGCCCTGCCGGAGCTGCCCCGGGTGCACCGCAAGCGGCTGCAGGAGCAGTGGGGGCTGACCGACCACGACATGCAGTCGGTGGTCAACGCCGGCGCGGTCGAGCTGATCGAGCAGACCGTCGCGGCCGGCACCACCCCGGCCGGTGCCCGCAAGTGGTGGCTGGGTGAGCTGGCCCGCCGGGCCAACGAGTCCGGTGTGGAGCTGGGCGCGCTCGGGGTCACCCCGGCACACGTCGCCGAGCTGCAGGGCCTGGTCGACTCGGGCAAGCTCAACGACAAGCTGGCCCGTACGGTCCTGGAGGCGGTGGTCGCCGGAGAAGGCACGCCGACCGAGGTGATGACCGCGAAGGGTCTGGGTGTCGTCTCCGACACCGGTGCGTTGACCGCCGCCGTCGACGAGGCGATCGCCGCCAACCCGGACATCGCGGCGAAGGTACGCGACGGAAAGGTCGCGGCGGCCGGTGCCCTGGTGGGCGCGGTGATGAAGACGACCAAGGGCCAGGCGGACGCCCGTACGGTCCGGGAGCTGATCCTGTCCCGCCTCGGCGCGCAGGGCTGA
- a CDS encoding DUF397 domain-containing protein → MGVTTDPRPAWRTSSRSNGTGGNCVEVADNLPGRVLVRDSKDRTGGTLAFTPTAWQTFVSHTAR, encoded by the coding sequence ATGGGCGTGACCACCGATCCTCGACCGGCCTGGCGGACCAGCAGCCGCAGCAACGGCACCGGCGGCAACTGTGTCGAAGTCGCCGACAACCTGCCCGGCCGGGTCCTGGTCCGCGACAGCAAGGACCGCACCGGCGGCACCCTTGCCTTCACCCCCACCGCCTGGCAGACCTTCGTCAGCCACACCGCCCGATAG